A single genomic interval of Paracoccus contaminans harbors:
- the holA gene encoding DNA polymerase III subunit delta, giving the protein MLLKGAEIARYLARPDPTRPALLIYGQDAMRVALKRAEAVAALAGPDAQADMRLVRLDGADLRKDGAALLDEIKAIGFFPGQRVVLVEDAADAAAPAIAAAIGAWAHGDAVIVVTAGALARSSALRKLFEPHPAAVCAPVYDDPPAEEEIARWLSDAGLRAVPPAAMRDLSALARALDPGDFRQLVEKIGLYKHGDDTPLTPDEIAALAPASVEADVEQLVAAAADGEAAALGPLMRRIETQGITPVTICIAAMRHFRALHLAASDPGGAQAGLGRVRPPVFGPRRDRMARQAQHWGMRALEEAVHQLIETDLTLRSSSRAPAMAVVERALIRLAMMPRGRR; this is encoded by the coding sequence GTGCTGCTCAAGGGCGCCGAGATCGCGCGCTATCTGGCCCGCCCCGACCCTACCCGGCCGGCGCTGCTGATTTACGGGCAGGATGCGATGCGTGTCGCGCTCAAGCGCGCCGAGGCGGTTGCTGCCCTGGCCGGGCCAGACGCCCAGGCCGACATGCGCCTTGTGCGCCTCGACGGTGCCGATCTGCGCAAGGATGGCGCGGCGCTGCTGGACGAGATCAAGGCGATCGGGTTCTTTCCGGGCCAGCGTGTCGTGCTGGTCGAGGATGCCGCCGACGCGGCGGCGCCGGCCATAGCCGCGGCGATCGGGGCATGGGCGCATGGCGATGCGGTGATCGTGGTCACGGCCGGCGCGCTGGCCCGCTCGTCCGCGCTGCGCAAGCTGTTCGAGCCGCATCCGGCGGCGGTCTGTGCGCCCGTCTATGACGACCCGCCCGCCGAGGAAGAAATCGCCCGCTGGCTGTCCGATGCCGGTCTGCGCGCCGTGCCCCCGGCCGCGATGCGCGATCTGTCGGCGCTGGCCCGCGCGCTCGATCCCGGCGATTTCCGCCAGCTTGTGGAAAAGATCGGCCTTTACAAGCATGGCGACGACACGCCGCTGACCCCCGATGAAATCGCCGCGCTGGCACCGGCCAGCGTCGAGGCGGATGTCGAACAGCTGGTCGCCGCCGCCGCGGACGGAGAGGCGGCGGCCCTTGGTCCGCTGATGCGGCGGATCGAGACGCAGGGCATTACGCCGGTGACGATCTGCATTGCGGCGATGCGGCATTTCCGGGCGCTTCACCTTGCCGCCTCGGACCCGGGGGGGGCGCAGGCGGGGCTGGGCCGGGTACGGCCGCCGGTTTTCGGGCCGCGCCGCGACCGGATGGCGCGGCAGGCCCAGCATTGGGGGATGCGCGCGCTTGAAGAGGCCGTCCACCAGCTGATCGAAACGGATCTCACGCTGCGCTCCTCCTCTCGCGCGCCGGCGATGGCGGTGGTCGAACGGGCCTTGATCCGGCTGGCGATGATGCCGCGGGGCCGGCGATGA
- a CDS encoding glycosyltransferase family 4 protein — protein sequence MPTIPDTRIEVIAPNLKRRLSGVTATVVRLIPVQARMIGIVAAGPGLPPALPHITLARAARLPRDRWRVWHARRNTEMVLGLILRHVLGRRYRLLFTSAAQRAHTGLTRWLIRRQDAVIATSPQAAGYLERPATVILHGVDTQVFHPAPDRTALRSALGLDPEAILIGCFGRVRAQKGVDLLVEAALQVFPRHPRAQLILTGRITPDNRAFADALIARARAAGLGDRIRFLGEIPWEDVVRHYQALDLFAAPARWEGFGLTPLEAMACGVPVIAARVGAYEMLIQDGLTGTLIPPGDAGALAGALDRWLADGAGRAAAGRAARAHVEADHAIEAEARAIVSVYRRLLGRQP from the coding sequence GTGCCGACCATTCCCGATACCCGGATCGAGGTGATCGCCCCTAATCTCAAGCGCCGCCTGTCTGGCGTGACCGCCACGGTGGTGCGGCTGATCCCGGTGCAGGCGCGCATGATCGGCATCGTCGCCGCGGGACCGGGCCTGCCCCCGGCGCTGCCCCACATCACCCTGGCGCGCGCCGCGCGCCTGCCGCGCGATCGCTGGCGCGTGTGGCATGCGCGCCGCAATACCGAGATGGTGCTGGGCCTGATCCTGCGCCATGTGCTGGGGCGGCGTTATCGGCTGTTGTTCACCAGCGCGGCGCAACGCGCCCATACCGGATTGACCCGCTGGCTGATCCGGCGCCAGGATGCCGTGATAGCCACATCGCCGCAGGCCGCAGGTTACCTGGAGCGGCCCGCGACGGTGATCCTGCACGGCGTGGACACGCAGGTGTTCCACCCCGCGCCCGACCGCACGGCCCTGCGGTCCGCACTGGGGCTGGACCCGGAGGCGATCCTGATCGGCTGCTTCGGCCGAGTGCGGGCGCAGAAGGGCGTCGATCTTCTGGTCGAGGCGGCGTTGCAGGTTTTCCCGCGTCATCCGCGCGCGCAGCTGATCCTGACTGGGCGCATCACCCCCGACAACCGCGCCTTTGCCGACGCGCTGATCGCGCGCGCGCGCGCCGCTGGCCTGGGCGACCGGATCCGCTTTCTGGGCGAGATCCCGTGGGAGGATGTCGTTCGCCATTACCAGGCGCTTGACCTGTTCGCCGCCCCTGCCCGGTGGGAAGGGTTCGGCCTGACCCCGCTCGAGGCAATGGCCTGCGGGGTGCCCGTGATCGCGGCCCGCGTGGGCGCCTATGAGATGCTGATCCAGGACGGGCTGACGGGGACGCTGATCCCGCCGGGCGATGCGGGCGCGCTGGCCGGAGCCCTTGATCGCTGGCTGGCCGATGGGGCGGGCCGCGCCGCCGCAGGCCGCGCCGCGCGCGCCCATGTCGAGGCCGACCACGCCATCGAGGCCGAGGCGCGGGCGATCGTCTCGGTCTATCGCCGCCTGCTGGGGCGACAGCCATGA
- a CDS encoding MFS transporter: MSFPQSNARLFTPVLIGGSIILMINFALRASFGVFQIPVAETFDWPRSTFSLAIAIQNLAWGIGQPLFGALAERWGDRPAIILGALLYSLGLVMTALVTTPAGMQLWEIAIGFGIAGTGFGVILAVIGRAASDRNRSLALGIATAAGSAGQVIGAPLAQGLLSAMAWPQVFMVFAALVLAVLLFLPLLGSTRPVSRAELHESMGGVLRRAFGDPSYLMIFAGFFSCGYQLGFITAHFPAMVTEMCGPIAPDGALAALGITSTSALGAAAISIIGLANICGSIMAGWLGMRFTRKYLLAGIYTLRTVVSAWFILTPITPVTVLVFSGIMGALWLATVPLTSGLVAHIYGLRYMGTLYGFVFLSHQIGSFLGVWLGGRLYDLYGSYTIVWWVGVGVGAFSALIHLPVREAAAPRAVTLAG, translated from the coding sequence ATGTCCTTTCCCCAAAGCAATGCGCGCCTGTTCACCCCGGTGCTGATCGGCGGCTCGATCATCCTGATGATCAACTTTGCCCTGCGGGCAAGCTTCGGTGTCTTTCAGATCCCGGTCGCGGAAACCTTCGACTGGCCGCGCAGCACCTTTTCCCTGGCGATCGCGATCCAGAACCTTGCCTGGGGCATCGGGCAGCCGCTGTTCGGGGCGCTGGCGGAACGATGGGGCGACCGGCCGGCGATCATCCTGGGGGCGCTGCTCTATTCGCTGGGGCTGGTCATGACCGCGCTGGTCACAACGCCCGCTGGGATGCAGCTTTGGGAAATCGCCATCGGCTTTGGCATCGCCGGAACGGGCTTTGGCGTCATCCTGGCCGTCATCGGCCGCGCGGCGAGCGACAGGAACCGCAGCCTTGCCCTGGGCATCGCAACGGCCGCGGGATCGGCCGGGCAGGTGATCGGCGCGCCGCTGGCGCAGGGGCTGCTGTCGGCCATGGCCTGGCCGCAGGTCTTCATGGTCTTTGCCGCCCTGGTTCTGGCGGTCCTGCTGTTCCTGCCGCTGCTGGGCAGCACCCGCCCCGTCAGCCGGGCCGAGCTGCATGAAAGCATGGGCGGCGTCCTGCGGCGCGCCTTTGGCGATCCCAGCTACCTGATGATCTTTGCCGGATTCTTTTCCTGCGGCTACCAGCTGGGCTTCATCACCGCGCATTTCCCCGCGATGGTGACTGAAATGTGCGGCCCCATCGCGCCCGATGGCGCGCTGGCGGCATTGGGGATCACCTCGACATCGGCGCTGGGTGCGGCGGCGATCTCGATCATCGGGCTGGCCAATATCTGCGGCTCGATCATGGCGGGGTGGCTGGGGATGCGCTTTACGCGCAAATACCTGCTGGCAGGCATATACACGCTGCGCACGGTCGTATCGGCCTGGTTCATCCTGACGCCGATCACCCCGGTCACGGTGCTGGTCTTTTCGGGGATCATGGGCGCGCTGTGGCTGGCCACCGTGCCGCTGACCTCGGGGCTGGTCGCCCATATCTATGGGCTGCGCTACATGGGCACGCTTTACGGGTTTGTCTTCCTGTCCCACCAGATCGGCTCGTTCCTGGGGGTATGGCTGGGGGGCAGGCTTTATGATCTTTACGGCAGCTATACCATCGTGTGGTGGGTTGGCGTGGGGGTGGGGGCCTTTTCGGCGCTGATCCACCTGCCCGTGCGCGAGGCAGCAGCCCCGCGGGCCGTCACCCTGGCGGGCTGA
- a CDS encoding NAD(P)/FAD-dependent oxidoreductase — protein MSERAPALVIGAGPAGLMAAEALSAAGHAVIVAEAMPTPARKFLMAGKSGLNLTREEPAPAFAARIAGGAAPRPVPGRPPGYLRTEDLRAIVEGFGPAAMRSWAEGLGIALFTGSTGRVFPVGMKASPLLRAWLRRLSAQGVELRTRWRWTGIDGAAMVFSTSEGSRRISAAATVLALGGASWPRLGSDAAWVPLLADAGVGIAPFRPANMGLLVNWSPLMARQFGAAVKGTRLRAGPLESRGEWVITAQGAEGGGIYEIAAALRDGAGATIDLLPNLDSAALAARLARPRGRLSLGNWLRRVLGDPVKVALLLEWGQPLPAGPAALAARIKGLPLRHEAVAGLDRAISSAGGIRLDSLTPDLALWALPSLHAAGEMLDWEAPTGGYLLTACLATGRHAGLAAARQLGQAAAAVR, from the coding sequence ATGAGCGAGCGGGCGCCGGCGCTGGTCATCGGCGCAGGACCGGCAGGGCTGATGGCCGCCGAGGCCCTTTCGGCAGCCGGGCACGCGGTGATCGTGGCCGAGGCCATGCCGACGCCGGCCCGCAAGTTCCTGATGGCGGGCAAATCCGGGCTGAACCTGACGCGGGAGGAACCCGCGCCGGCCTTTGCGGCGCGCATTGCCGGGGGCGCTGCCCCCCGGCCCGTTCCGGGCCGTCCCCCGGGATATTTGCGGACCGAAGATCTGCGCGCCATTGTCGAGGGCTTTGGCCCGGCCGCGATGCGCAGCTGGGCCGAGGGCCTTGGCATTGCGCTGTTCACAGGCTCCACCGGCCGGGTGTTTCCGGTGGGCATGAAGGCATCGCCGCTGCTGCGGGCCTGGTTGCGGAGGCTATCGGCGCAGGGGGTCGAGCTGAGGACACGCTGGCGCTGGACGGGGATCGACGGGGCGGCCATGGTCTTTTCGACATCGGAAGGGAGCCGCCGGATCAGCGCAGCCGCTACGGTGCTGGCCCTGGGCGGGGCCAGCTGGCCTCGTCTGGGTTCGGACGCGGCCTGGGTGCCGCTGCTGGCTGATGCAGGGGTCGGCATCGCGCCGTTCCGGCCGGCGAATATGGGCCTGCTGGTGAACTGGTCGCCCCTGATGGCCCGGCAGTTCGGGGCGGCCGTCAAGGGCACGCGGTTGAGGGCCGGCCCGCTGGAGAGCCGGGGCGAATGGGTCATCACCGCGCAGGGCGCCGAGGGCGGCGGCATCTATGAAATCGCCGCGGCGCTGCGCGACGGGGCAGGCGCCACGATCGACCTGCTGCCCAATCTGGACAGCGCCGCGCTGGCCGCCCGGCTGGCCAGGCCGCGGGGCCGGCTGTCGCTGGGCAACTGGCTGCGGCGGGTGCTGGGCGATCCGGTCAAGGTCGCGCTGCTGCTGGAATGGGGCCAGCCGCTGCCGGCGGGGCCGGCGGCGCTTGCCGCCCGGATCAAGGGTCTGCCGCTGCGCCATGAGGCCGTTGCCGGGCTGGACCGGGCGATCTCGTCGGCGGGCGGCATCAGGCTTGATTCACTGACCCCGGATCTGGCCTTGTGGGCATTGCCCTCACTCCATGCCGCGGGCGAGATGCTGGACTGGGAAGCGCCGACGGGGGGCTATCTGCTGACCGCCTGCCTCGCTACAGGCCGTCATGCGGGGCTGGCGGCGGCAAGGCAGTTGGGTCAGGCGGCAGCGGCGGTGCGATAG
- a CDS encoding glycosyltransferase family 2 protein, translating to MSDRAPSLGAEPVTILMALYQGAPFVEAQLDSIAAQGGAWRLVVSDDGSTDAGPAIVARFAARHPGRVRLVRGPGQGAAENFRALLRGLEPACGPVALADQDDVWLPGKLERAFAGLQQAPAGQPALYCSRVAICDAAMRPLGRSRPLHPPSFPHALVQNAVQGNTVMLNPAALALVRAADPLTPPVVMHDWWLYQLITGAGGRVIQDSTPTVLYRQHHGNVVGANDSLRARLGSFGRMLGGGHRAWNAQTLAALSPVRHLLTEDSRATLDLFAALHGGALPARLGAMRRGRFRRQGAVSQAALWLAAALGRM from the coding sequence ATGAGCGATCGCGCGCCGAGCCTTGGGGCAGAACCCGTCACCATCCTGATGGCGCTTTATCAGGGAGCGCCATTCGTCGAGGCGCAACTGGACAGCATCGCGGCGCAAGGCGGTGCCTGGCGGCTGGTCGTTTCGGATGACGGATCGACCGATGCAGGCCCGGCCATCGTGGCGCGCTTTGCCGCGCGCCATCCCGGCAGGGTGCGGCTGGTGCGCGGGCCGGGCCAGGGGGCGGCGGAAAATTTCCGCGCCCTGCTGCGCGGCCTTGAACCCGCATGCGGGCCGGTCGCCCTGGCCGATCAGGATGATGTCTGGCTTCCCGGCAAGCTGGAGCGGGCCTTTGCCGGGTTGCAACAGGCCCCAGCGGGGCAGCCCGCGCTGTATTGCAGCCGCGTGGCGATCTGCGACGCAGCCATGCGCCCGCTTGGCAGGTCACGCCCGCTGCATCCGCCGTCATTTCCGCATGCTCTGGTGCAGAACGCGGTTCAGGGAAATACGGTAATGCTGAACCCGGCCGCGCTGGCGCTGGTGCGGGCGGCCGATCCGCTGACCCCGCCCGTGGTCATGCATGACTGGTGGCTGTATCAGTTGATCACCGGCGCCGGGGGCCGGGTGATCCAGGACAGCACGCCCACGGTGCTCTACCGCCAGCATCATGGCAATGTCGTCGGCGCGAATGACAGCCTCCGCGCCCGGCTGGGCAGCTTTGGCCGGATGTTGGGTGGGGGGCACCGGGCCTGGAACGCGCAGACGCTTGCCGCGCTGAGCCCAGTGCGTCATCTTCTGACCGAGGACAGCCGCGCCACGCTGGATCTGTTCGCCGCCCTGCATGGCGGGGCGCTGCCTGCGCGGCTGGGCGCGATGCGCCGCGGCCGGTTCCGGCGGCAGGGCGCCGTTTCGCAGGCGGCGCTGTGGCTTGCCGCCGCGCTCGGAAGGATGTGA
- a CDS encoding glutathione S-transferase family protein, whose amino-acid sequence MLIDSTAILTFLADRHNALTFPPGSVEHARQNAVTFRVMVCLDEPLMLWTLMRHGHGDLACDNGRDWLHRRIIAGMACLGDMLGKGPWIMGDVFTIADIVLGIACTGQSVMNSRCGTRGCAFIWTG is encoded by the coding sequence ATGCTGATCGATTCGACGGCGATCCTGACCTTTCTGGCCGACCGTCACAATGCGCTGACCTTTCCGCCCGGCAGCGTCGAACACGCGCGCCAGAATGCCGTGACCTTCCGGGTTATGGTATGTCTGGACGAGCCGCTGATGCTCTGGACGCTGATGCGACATGGCCATGGCGATCTGGCCTGCGACAATGGCCGGGACTGGCTGCACCGGCGCATCATCGCGGGGATGGCCTGCCTAGGCGACATGCTGGGCAAGGGGCCATGGATCATGGGCGATGTCTTCACCATCGCCGACATCGTGCTGGGCATTGCCTGCACTGGGCAGAGCGTTATGAACAGCCGGTGCGGCACCCGCGGCTGCGCGTTTATCTGGACCGGGTAG
- the lptE gene encoding LPS assembly lipoprotein LptE: MWSRRALVMAALAVAGCGFSPVYGPGGAGTRLQGQVHVADPVSADDYTFLRRMTERLGPAESGRYDLTYSLRIAVLPQAITPDEVTTRFSLNGTAAYRLTDSASGATLAQGEVSNFTSHSTVGTVIATNAAEQDARDRLAVMLADQVVTRLLAQVP, encoded by the coding sequence ATGTGGTCGCGTAGGGCGCTGGTCATGGCCGCGCTGGCGGTGGCGGGCTGCGGCTTTTCCCCGGTCTATGGGCCGGGCGGCGCGGGCACGCGCCTTCAGGGGCAGGTCCATGTGGCGGACCCCGTCAGTGCCGATGATTATACCTTTCTGCGGCGCATGACCGAACGGCTCGGCCCGGCGGAAAGCGGGCGCTATGACCTGACCTATTCGCTGCGGATCGCGGTGCTGCCGCAGGCGATCACCCCGGACGAGGTGACGACGCGCTTTTCGCTGAACGGCACCGCCGCTTATCGGCTGACCGACAGCGCAAGCGGCGCCACGCTGGCCCAAGGCGAGGTGTCCAACTTCACCAGCCATTCCACGGTCGGGACGGTGATTGCGACGAATGCGGCCGAACAGGACGCGCGGGACCGGCTGGCGGTCATGCTGGCCGACCAGGTGGTGACACGGCTGCTGGCGCAGGTGCCCTGA
- a CDS encoding glycosyltransferase family 29 protein — protein MTHLRFYAARALRSEPMLRSLSVPAAELDSALAGRRVALVGNARSLARQRHGTAIDGADLVVRINRAPMPAAASHGTRTDWLALAVRLPEADRLRLHPQRILWMSPKRKRLDWRSAHSPGFYLHPLESYRALMDRLGAPPSTGIMAAELILRAPCAALTLYGFDFFASQSLSGSRSIAQVPHDFAAEAAWIAARASTDPRLSVS, from the coding sequence ATGACCCACTTGCGCTTTTACGCAGCGCGCGCCCTGCGATCCGAACCGATGCTGCGCAGCCTCTCGGTGCCGGCCGCCGAACTGGACAGCGCCCTGGCCGGCAGGCGCGTCGCCCTGGTCGGAAATGCCCGGTCCCTTGCCCGTCAGCGCCATGGAACGGCGATCGACGGCGCCGATCTGGTGGTGCGGATCAACCGTGCCCCGATGCCGGCCGCCGCCAGCCATGGCACCCGCACCGACTGGCTGGCGCTGGCCGTGCGTCTGCCCGAGGCCGACCGGCTGCGGCTGCACCCGCAACGCATCCTGTGGATGTCGCCCAAGCGCAAGCGGCTGGACTGGCGCAGCGCCCATTCGCCGGGCTTTTATCTGCACCCGCTTGAAAGCTATCGCGCCTTGATGGACCGGCTGGGCGCCCCCCCCTCGACCGGGATCATGGCGGCAGAGCTGATCCTGCGCGCGCCCTGCGCGGCGCTGACGCTCTATGGCTTTGACTTCTTCGCCTCGCAGTCGCTCTCGGGCTCGCGCAGCATCGCGCAGGTGCCCCATGACTTTGCCGCCGAGGCGGCCTGGATCGCCGCCCGCGCAAGCACGGACCCGCGCCTGTCGGTCAGCTGA